In the bacterium genome, one interval contains:
- the gspF gene encoding type II secretion system inner membrane protein GspF, with protein MPVYAYKGIDGAGKKIRGIVDAENEKAARAKLRKSQIFTTDISLEAAGSKSLFAKSSNVSFFNNVKTKELAHMTRQLATLMGANIQLVDALAALQEQVENPILKKAVSQVKDKVVEGARLADALKAHPKIFDDLYVHMVRAGEASGALEEVLKRLADFTEYQAALKSKVNSAMMYPLIMGSVGSALTLYLLVSVVPKIVSIFEDARAALPLPTRFLMVISSFAQSYWYLIILGAAGFFWFFRRYSQTEKGRYRLDRISLKLPIFGELFKKIAISRFSRTLSTLLRSGVQLLQALDIVKYVVNNKILTDAVENTKLSVKEGESLAEPLRRSGQFPPIVIHMIAVGEKTGALETMLEKIALNYDAEVDTTVGSLTTLMEPLMILIMGGIVGFIVLSILLPILKMSDL; from the coding sequence TTGCCCGTATACGCATATAAAGGAATAGACGGTGCCGGTAAAAAAATACGCGGCATTGTAGATGCCGAAAATGAAAAAGCGGCTAGAGCTAAGCTGCGTAAAAGTCAAATTTTTACAACCGATATTTCTCTCGAGGCAGCTGGCAGTAAATCGCTTTTTGCTAAAAGTTCAAATGTTTCTTTTTTTAATAATGTTAAAACCAAAGAATTGGCCCATATGACGCGTCAGTTGGCAACTCTTATGGGTGCTAATATTCAGTTGGTAGATGCTCTTGCGGCGTTGCAGGAACAGGTTGAAAATCCTATTTTAAAAAAGGCTGTTTCGCAGGTAAAAGATAAAGTGGTTGAAGGGGCACGTCTTGCCGATGCTTTAAAAGCCCATCCCAAAATTTTTGATGATTTATACGTGCATATGGTGCGTGCTGGTGAAGCTTCTGGCGCGCTTGAAGAGGTGCTTAAACGTTTGGCCGATTTTACCGAGTATCAGGCCGCTTTAAAAAGCAAAGTAAATAGCGCCATGATGTACCCTCTCATTATGGGTTCAGTGGGCTCAGCTCTTACGTTATATTTGCTAGTCAGTGTGGTTCCTAAAATTGTTTCTATTTTTGAAGATGCTCGCGCGGCTTTGCCTTTGCCTACACGCTTTTTAATGGTCATTTCTTCATTTGCTCAAAGTTATTGGTATCTCATTATTTTGGGAGCGGCAGGCTTTTTTTGGTTTTTTAGACGCTACTCTCAAACCGAAAAGGGCCGCTATAGATTAGATAGAATATCGCTAAAATTACCTATTTTTGGTGAATTGTTTAAAAAAATAGCCATTTCTCGCTTTTCTCGTACCTTATCTACCCTTTTACGCAGTGGTGTGCAGCTATTACAGGCGCTTGATATTGTAAAATACGTGGTAAACAATAAAATTTTAACCGATGCTGTGGAAAACACCAAATTAAGCGTAAAAGAGGGTGAGTCGCTAGCTGAACCTTTGCGCCGTAGCGGGCAGTTTCCTCCTATTGTTATTCATATGATAGCCGTAGGCGAAAAAACGGGGGCGCTTGAAACTATGTTGGAGAAAATTGCGTTAAATTATGACGCCGAAGTGGATACAACGGTGGGTAGTTTAACTACTTTAATGGAGCCCTTAATGATATTAATTATGGGTGGGATTGTTGGATTTATTGTGTTGTCAATTCTTCTGCCAATCCTTAAAATGTCAGATCTATAA